The following are from one region of the Candidatus Dadabacteria bacterium genome:
- the msrB gene encoding peptide-methionine (R)-S-oxide reductase MsrB, with protein MRGIFLIILAVAALVFSPFSPAGGEQAEKKPPEGIMGLTTEQWKKKLSPLEYKVLWKKGTEAPFSGDLLYNKEKGVYVTAGCGQPVFSSEHKYDSRTGWPSFWKPISEDAVRIVPDNSFGLRRFEVVSSKCGEHLGHVFRDGPPPTGLRYCINSVALDFIPSQ; from the coding sequence ATGCGCGGAATATTCTTGATTATCCTTGCGGTTGCGGCGCTTGTTTTTTCGCCGTTTTCGCCTGCGGGAGGCGAGCAGGCTGAGAAGAAGCCGCCCGAAGGGATAATGGGGCTCACAACCGAGCAGTGGAAAAAGAAGCTTTCGCCACTTGAGTACAAAGTGCTCTGGAAAAAAGGCACGGAAGCTCCTTTCTCGGGGGACCTGCTTTACAACAAGGAAAAAGGGGTATACGTGACCGCGGGCTGCGGACAGCCCGTTTTTTCCTCCGAACATAAATATGATTCAAGGACCGGATGGCCGAGTTTCTGGAAGCCCATAAGCGAGGATGCTGTGAGGATAGTTCCCGATAATTCCTTCGGACTCAGACGCTTCGAAGTGGTGTCAAGCAAATGCGGGGAGCACTTGGGGCATGTTTTCAGGGACGGCCCCCCTCCGACCGGACTTAGGTATTGCATAAACTCTGTTGCCTTGGACTTTATTCCCTCTCAATGA